The nucleotide window CTTTCGTAATAGCGAGCAGCCTCCCGAAGCTCTTTTTCCGCTTCCGGCAGAAATTCCGCCTTCATGTCAATTCGGCGATTGTTCGACGGAACACGGACTCTGCAGGAATTCCGCGTACCTTTCCTTGACGGTACCCGCAAAGCCGACGTTCTGCCTCGTCAAGCCATAGCCGCTCAAGTTCGGAATCGGAAGGGGTATCCAGGCTCAGAAGGAGTCTTCCGGCCAGCTTTGCCCGTGCTTCAATTTCCAGCTCCATGACTGCCGCCTCGATCTGTTTCATGGCCTTTGGCATAGATTCTTCCTTTTTCAAAGTAGCTGATAGCGATCTGGGGTCCCTGCTCTATCTATACCTCAACTCACTCCTACGGCAAAGCGGCAAGAAAGCGCGTTAAATTAAACCCTAGCGGTTGCTGATCAACAGCCGCCTGCCCGACTCCCGCACGATCCGGGGAGGGGGGCTGAGCTGCGGCAGCAGTTCGTCCAGCTCCCTCTTTTTGAGAAACACCAGCAGCGGATCAGTGCCGCTCCACAGCTTCAGAAGGGCATTCCGATCGGGAAACCAGGCGGACTGGTCGCCCTGCTTGCTGCCGAACTCCAGTTCGTCCGGCTTTCCGGTAACCAGCACCCGCTGGCCGGTATACCACGAAATACCCTGCATGGGCCCAACGGTGACCATGCGGGTCTGCGGCGTGATCAGGGGCTTGGCGGCCTGCGCCAGCTCACGCGGCGATTCCGCTCCGGCAATGTACGGCATGATCAGCCGCGGCGCGAGGATATCCAGCAGAAAGCCCCCCAGGCACAACGCCAGCAGCATCCGCCCCGGTTTTCGGTCGCCGGAAACAAGGCTTACCACCCCCTGGAGCAGGAAGAGTATCCCGATCGCCAGGCAGGCATGGCTTGAAATCTGCGGTGCATGCCGGACAAACTGGTTCAGCGAGTCTGCCAGGCGGGGCGCGTACCCGCCCAGCAGGGAAGCCACCTCCGGCAGGTTTGCATAGCACAGGGCCGCGATTCCCAGCAGGCTCAGCGTACAGCCGAGCGCCAGGGCGGCCAGCCGCATGCCCCGGCCGCGCCCCTCCGGCAGCCCGCTGAAACGGTGTGCGATCAGGATGGCCAGGGGCGGGAATATCGGCAGAATGTAGGGAATCAGTTTCGAGTTGGACTTGGAGAAGAACAGGAAAATCACTGCTATCCAGATCAGCAGGTACAGACCGGCCCCGCCCCCCTGGTGGCCGCGCTCGCGCCAGGCCTTGGCCAGCGATCCCGGGATAAAGAAGGACCAGGGCAGCATGGTGGCTGCCAGCACCGGCACGAAAAACCAGAAGGGCTGATAGCGCCCATGTACGGCGCTGGTGAAACGCTCGAAATGTTCATGGATGAAAAAGAAATGGGCGAACTCGGGGTTGCGCAGCGAGACCGCAACGAACCAGGGGGCAGACACCGCCAGAAACAGCAGCAGGCCGCTGGCCAGGCGCATGCGCCCCAGCAGATGCAGGCGCCGGCCCAGCAGCAGATAGAGGAAAACGATACCGGCCGGAAAGACGATGCCGATCAATCCCTTGGACAGTACCGCCAGGGCGCAGAACAGGTAGAACAGATACCACAGCAAAGGGCTCGTACGCCTGGTTTCGCGCTGGGCCGCCAGGATGAAGGCGCCTAAAGCGGCGGTCAGACAGAAGGTCAGCAGCATGTCGGTCAGGATGATGCGCGACTGCAGCACGAAACCGGCCGAGGTGCCCAGCAGGACGCCCGCCAGCAGCGCCGTGCGGCGGTCGTAAAGCTTGCGGGCCACCAGATAGCAGGTCAGCACCGTAAAGAGCC belongs to Geobacter sp. SVR and includes:
- a CDS encoding addiction module protein, producing the protein MPKAMKQIEAAVMELEIEARAKLAGRLLLSLDTPSDSELERLWLDEAERRLCGYRQGKVRGIPAESVFRRTIAELT
- a CDS encoding phospholipid carrier-dependent glycosyltransferase, which produces MKDFKRYARSAGDGWLRDLLLLAVVFGIPFLQFLGGLPLIDPDEGRYAEIPREMLERGDLITPTLNYVKYFEKPPLLYWLNTASLKLFGLNEFAARLPSALCGLFTVLTCYLVARKLYDRRTALLAGVLLGTSAGFVLQSRIILTDMLLTFCLTAALGAFILAAQRETRRTSPLLWYLFYLFCALAVLSKGLIGIVFPAGIVFLYLLLGRRLHLLGRMRLASGLLLFLAVSAPWFVAVSLRNPEFAHFFFIHEHFERFTSAVHGRYQPFWFFVPVLAATMLPWSFFIPGSLAKAWRERGHQGGGAGLYLLIWIAVIFLFFSKSNSKLIPYILPIFPPLAILIAHRFSGLPEGRGRGMRLAALALGCTLSLLGIAALCYANLPEVASLLGGYAPRLADSLNQFVRHAPQISSHACLAIGILFLLQGVVSLVSGDRKPGRMLLALCLGGFLLDILAPRLIMPYIAGAESPRELAQAAKPLITPQTRMVTVGPMQGISWYTGQRVLVTGKPDELEFGSKQGDQSAWFPDRNALLKLWSGTDPLLVFLKKRELDELLPQLSPPPRIVRESGRRLLISNR